The nucleotide sequence TTTGTAAACCATTTGAGCGGTTTTCGATACTAAATAATAGTATGTTGATTGTAAATGGAGGCAATATCCTACATTGTTGATCATGTGTGTAAATCTTCTGACATCACTTCCTTTCCCTATAGATGGCCTCTAATGACCCCAACCCTCTTGACCTCCCTGGGACCCCCCAGCCTGGTGACCTCATTGAGATCTTCAGACCGGCCTATCAGCACTGGGCTCTGTACCTGGGAGATGGTTATATCATCAACTTGACACCTGTTGGTCAGTGAAAGCAGTGTGGACATGAGGGCAAATCCAAGCTTGAGTTAGGATATGTTGTATGTGTGTCGTATTGGTGTTTTATGTATCGTATTTGATCTTACAGAATGTGAACGCTTTCAAATGCACTAACTTGCTCAAAACATTTGAGTTAAAAAAAACACACGTATAACATGTCAACACCCCTTTGTGAATGTATTCAGCATTGTGAAAGGGTGGGATTCACTCAAATCCACATTTATCCATGCAAGTTTGAATGAATTCCAACCCACTCAATAACCATAATAATGCTATCCCTTCACACCCATTTAATATTGTCTCCCTCCTGTAGATGAGAGTCAGGCTGCAGCCATCTCCAGTGTGAAGTCAGTGTTCAGTCGGAAGGCAGTGGTCCGAATGCAGCTTCTAAAGGAAGTGGTTGGAGACGACTCGTACCGGGTCAACAACAAATACGACGACGACCGCACTCCATTGCCCGTCGATGACATAATTCAGCGATCTCAAGACCTCATTGGCCAGGAGGTGTCTTATGACCTGTTG is from Salvelinus alpinus chromosome 16, SLU_Salpinus.1, whole genome shotgun sequence and encodes:
- the LOC139540706 gene encoding phospholipase A and acyltransferase 1 isoform X1; this translates as MDRKSATSTMASNDPNPLDLPGTPQPGDLIEIFRPAYQHWALYLGDGYIINLTPVDESQAAAISSVKSVFSRKAVVRMQLLKEVVGDDSYRVNNKYDDDRTPLPVDDIIQRSQDLIGQEVSYDLLGSNCEHFVTLLRYGEGVSEQATRAIGAISLVTAAASAFSVLGLINTRSRNRPF
- the LOC139540706 gene encoding phospholipase A and acyltransferase 1 isoform X2, whose amino-acid sequence is MASNDPNPLDLPGTPQPGDLIEIFRPAYQHWALYLGDGYIINLTPVDESQAAAISSVKSVFSRKAVVRMQLLKEVVGDDSYRVNNKYDDDRTPLPVDDIIQRSQDLIGQEVSYDLLGSNCEHFVTLLRYGEGVSEQATRAIGAISLVTAAASAFSVLGLINTRSRNRPF